One genomic segment of Hevea brasiliensis isolate MT/VB/25A 57/8 chromosome 3, ASM3005281v1, whole genome shotgun sequence includes these proteins:
- the LOC110662145 gene encoding probable glutathione S-transferase, whose translation MAEIKLLGLWASPYDRRVLWALKLKGIPYEYVEEDLSNKSPLLLQYNPVHQKIPVLVHGGKPICESVIILEYLDETWPENPLLPSDPYERAVARFWVKFIEDKCSSAWLVFRTSGEEQEKAVKDSLEMLKTIEEHALGEKKYFGGDKIGMVDIACGAIVHWLEVIEEVVGIKILEPHKFPRLHAWTKNFEEAPIIKDNLPDRDQMLVYFKQAREKSLASA comes from the exons ATGGCTGAAATTAAGCTACTTGGACTATGGGCAAGTCCTTATGATCGCAGAGTGTTATGGGCTCTAAAACTTAAGGGCATTCCATATGAGTACGTGGAAGAAGATCTCTCTAACAAAAGCCCTTTGCTTTTACAATATAACCCAGTTCACCAGAAGATCCCAGTGCTCGTGCATGGTGGCAAGCCAATTTGTGAGTCCGTCATCATCCTCGAGTACTTGGATGAGACATGGCCGGAAAATCCCTTGTTGCCTAGTGACCCTTATGAAAGAGCTGTAGCGAGGTTTTGGGTTAAATTTATTGAAGATAAG TGTTCATCAGCGTGGTTAGTATTCCGAACCAGCGGGGAAGAACAAGAGAAGGCAGTGAAGGACAGCTTGGAAATGCTAAAAACCATCGAAGAACACGCACTTGGGGAGAAGAAATATTTTGGGGGAGATAAGATTGGCATGGTGGACATAGCCTGTGGTGCAATTGTTCACTGGCTGGAAGTTATAGAGGAAGTAGTGGGAATAAAAATACTTGAACCCCACAAGTTTCCTCGGTTGCACGCATGGACTAAAAATTTCGAGGAGGCACCCATTATCAAAGATAACCTTCCAGATCGAGACCAAATGTTGGTTTACTTCAAACAGGCAAGAGAGAAGTCACTAGCATCTGCATGA